The sequence AAGGTGCGGGTGGCGGAGAACGTAATCCGGATGATTGATGAGGATCCGGCTATTGACGGTAATTTAACTGGGAGCGGGGTTACCATGAATGTGGCACTGCGGAGATTGAAAGAGTATACAGGGATTCCGCTCGAAGAAGCCATTGCCTGGGGCGCCATCAACCCGGCTTCGGTTCTTGGTATTGATAAAGAGGTCGGAAGCATTGCGGTGGGGAAGCAGGCGGACCTGGTGGTCATCGATGAAAATTTTGAAGCGCAGTACACCTTTTTGGCCGGAGACCTGGTTTTTCGGAAATCGTAAAAGGAGGGAATACTATGTCTTCGTTCACACATCTTTTTGAACCGATTTGGATTGGCAATGTGGAAATTCCCAATCGTATTTGCCACGTGCCAACCGATATCAGCTCCGCTCATGCCGATGGCTCAGTGAGCGCTCGGGATATTCATCACCATGCTACCATCGCCAAAGGGGGAACCGGTTTTATCATCGTGGGGGCAACTTCCCCTCAGGGGAATACCGGTCGCTCTACGGTGACATGCCTTGTGGCTGATGGGGATGAATACATTCCGGGATTAGCACGTTTGGCGGAAGCTATGCACCGCTACGGAGCAAAATGTGCGGTGCAACTGCAGCATCCCGGTCGACAGGCAGCGTTGCCCCGTTCGGGGAAATTTGCTTCCACCGATATGGTGGTGAATTTGCCCTGGTCACAGAGCCGTCCTATCCTCTATGCCAGTGAGGAGGAGAGTGTAACCCGTAAATCGGTTCACGTTCTGACCACCGATGAAATCATTGTTTTGATTGACCTTTTTGCGGAGGCGTCCTGGCGGGTAAAACAGGCTGGTTTTGATGCCGTGGAACTCCATGCCGCACACGGGTATCTCATTTCGGAGTTTATGAGCCCTTATTTGAATCGTCGCACTGACCGATTTGGGGGAAGCTTTGATAATCGGATGCGTTTCCCCCTGGCTATCATCGAGGCCATTCAAAAAAAGTGTGGGCGGGATTTTCCGGTGCTTGTACGCTATTCGGTGGATGAATGGGTGCCGGGAGGGAGGGAGTTGCCGGAGTCCATTCAGGTAGCGAAGGTTTTTGAAGAAGCTGGGGTGGCGGCACTGGATCTCAGTCAGTGCATTCAGGAAAGTCCCGGGGCAGGGTTTGACCCCATGTACTATGAAGAAGGATGGACGATATACGCTTCAGAAGCCATTAAGAAGGAAGTGAAAATTCCGGTCATTAACAGCCATTCTCTACGTAATCCGGAGTACTGTGAGAAGATCCTTGCTGAAGGGAAGACCGACATGGTGGGCCTTTCGCGGCAACTCCTGGCTGATCCTTACTGGCCGATTAAGGCTAAATACGGCCAGGTGAGATCAATTCGCCGTTGCATTTCCTGCCTCACGGGATGCTGGCAGGAATCACTCATGGCGAAAAAGGAAATTGCTTGTGCCATCAACCCTGCTTGTGGTAATGCTGCTTTTGAAATCCGCGATCGAGTGACGCAACCTCTGCGTGTTGCGGTCGTGGGAGGGGGACCGGCAGGAATGGAAGCAGCCAGACACGCTGCAGAGAGAGGACACCAGGTTACCCTTTACGAAAAGACCGGGGAACTCGGGGGTGCAATTTTGGGATGTTGTCTGACGCCGGGGAAGGAGAAAATGAAGTGGTACGCCGACTGGATTCGAAACGAAATCAATCGGCTTGATATTGACCTGCGACTTCGATGTGCGCCTTCCTGGGAGGAACTCGCCCAGTACGATGCGGTCATCAATGCCACCGGAGCACATTCCTACGTTCCTCGGGTAGCGGGAATGGTAGAACGAGTGATTCCCTTTGAGGCAATTCTTGCTTGTCCAAAAGTTTCCTGCGAATTTCATCCCAAAGACGGAAGAAAACCCCAAAAAATCGAAGGAGAACGGGTCATTGTCTGGGGAGACCACTATCCGGCAGCAGACACTGCAGCATTTCTGGCTTCTATTGGGAAAGCGGTCACCATTGTTACACCGTATAAAGAATTTGGGTCTACGATTGAGGTCATCCACATGTACGTTTTACGAAAGCGATTCCAGCAGAAGGACGCTGAAGCCCTTCATTCCAAACCCTTCCGGTACCCGGTGACGGTATTTCCAAACAGTATACTTTTGGAAATCGGGGATGGTACAGTAACGCTCCTGCGTAATGGTGAATTTTGGTCCCTTCCGTATGATGCCATCGTGACCTGCTTTACTCGGCCTGACGCAGAGATCTTTACCCAACTGAGAAATCATGGGGTTCCGGTGGTCAGTGTGGGTGATGCCGTAAAACCCCGTAACCTCCACGCTGCAGTGAAAGAGGGTGCCTGGGCGGGGTTAACTGTGGAAAAGGGACGGTTATATAATCCTAATGGTGCTTTCGTCAACGATTTGCCGTTAGATGTCGAAAGTCAAATTCTGGGCCTGGGAGAGAAAGAGGAGGGATAAGCATGGTATTACGAACGCTGGTAGTTGGTGTTGGGGGGATGGGAGCATCACATGCTAAGGCGTATGCCCTTTTGCCTTATTTTGAGATCGTAGGGTTCGTAGTGGCCAAAAACGTGGAACGGGCAAAGAAGCTTGCGCAGGAACTTGACCTTTCGGTACCGGTTTTCACCGATTACTATGAAGCAATGCGTGTTACCAACCCTCAAGTGGTCTCCATCAATACCTATGTGGATACCCATGCTGAGTACGCCATTTATGCCATGCAGAAAGGGGCTCATGTTTTCCTGGAGAAACCCATTGCGCAAACCGTTGCGGAGGGAAAACGAGTGGTACAAGTTGCCCAAGAGACAAAGCGAAAGCTCGTGGTTGGCTATATTCTGCGACATCACCCGGCCTGGCAGAGGTTTGTCGATTATGCCTGGAAGATGGGGAAGCCTCTGGTTATGCGGATGAACCTGAATCAACAGAGTTTCGGTCGCGAATGGATGGTACACAAGGAATTCATCCGGCGTATGCCTCCCCTTGTGGACTGTGGTATCCACTATGTGGATGTTATGTGTCGGATGGTTCAAGCCAAACCCACTCGGGTACATGGGATTGCGGCACGGTTGACGAATGAAATTCCTCCAGATACCCACAACTACGGGGCACTCCAGATCGTCTTTGAAGATGGCTCGGTGGGGTGGTACGAAGTGGGTTGGGGTCCAATGATAAGTAGAACCGCCTTTTTTGTAAAGGACGTCATTGGACCGAAAGGGTCAGTCAGTATCGGTAAAGATGTGAGCGCTGTTGACCCTTCCGATGTATCCCAGCACACCGCGGTGAATACATTGGTTGTTCACTGGAGTGATACCGATAGCGAAGGAAAAAGAATGCGTGAAGATGAGTATATCGAGATTTCCGATGAACCGAGTCATGAGGAATTGTGTCAACGTGAACAGGAGTACCTCTATCAGGCGATTGTTGAAGACCTCGACCTCTCGCAGGAGCTTAAGGATGCGGTGGAAAGTCTTCGGATTTGTTTTGGGGCAGTGGAGTCCTATTTAACAGGGCATGCCGTTTCGCTATGAGGAGGATACAATGATGACGCCGAGGTTTGGATTTATTGTTTTTGGGGTTCACAAGGATGGGTTACGGGATCCTCTGGGAAAACCATTTATCGATGAAGCCATCATTGCTTTTGCTAAGGAAGCGCTATGGAGAAGTGGCATAGAACTTGTAGAACATAAGGTGGTGGTGGCCACCAAAGAGGAAGCTCGGGTGGCGCTGCGGAGCATGAAACATGAAGAAGACATCGATGGAGTCATACTCTTTTCCGGTACCTGGGTGTGGGCAGCGCATTTGGTGGGAGCAGTGCGAGACTATGCCCTCACTGGGAAGGGAATTCTTCTCTGGACCCATCCTGGTTCTCAAGGGTGGCGTACGGTAGGGGGTTTGGTGATGCATGGGGCGATGCTTGAAGTGGGTATTCCTCATAAATTCGTGTACGGGGCTGCTGACGACCGGAATACCATGGCCCAAATCCTAAGTTATTGTCAGGCGGCGCACCTCAAAAACGTCCTCAATCTTTCTACCATCGGTACCTTTGGAGGAAGGGGGATGGGGCAGACGGTGGGGGTAGCAGACCCTTCCCAGTGGATGCGGGTATTTGGAGTGGACATCGATAGTCGAGATACAGTGGAGCTCATCCGGGAAGCTGAAGCCGTGAAGCAGGAAGAACTTGAAGCCCTCAAACTGCGCGTTCAGAGTTTATTCGGGACATTCCCGGAAATGAATCGTCCTAATGAGCGTTCGCTACGGCTTTATCTTGCGATCAAAAAAATCGTAGAGCGAGAGAAATGGCATTTTTACACTATCCAGTCTTTTCCCGGTTTGGGAGATGTTTATGCTACCACTTGCTTTGCTCAATCTATGATGCTTGAAGATGGAGTGCCCACCTCCACTCTTGGTGATTTCAACACCGCCCTCACCACTTTTCTTTTGACCAAATTGAGCCGAGAACGGGTGTACTATGGGGACCTTCAGCATATTGATATAATCAAGAAGGAGTTGAAAATCATCGGTGACGGAGCGATACCTCCTTCTTTGGCGGGAAAGGTTGGTCCGGCGGGGTTCAGTCAGCATGGGATTCCCACTGAAGGAAGTGCTGGGGGTTTAGCGGTACAGGCGATTTGCAAAGTGGGCGAGGGGGTTTTGGCACGTCTGGGGCGAATCTCGGGGGCATTCGTCATGGTACTGGCTCGGGTCTCGATTTTTGAACCGTCGCCAGAAGAGGTGTCAGAGAGGCTTCGAGAGTGTGGGATTCCTTTTTGGCCTCATGGATTTGTCCGTGTACATGGTGATATGGGACAGCTTCTTGAGTTCTGGACCAATGAGTATGCCTGTTTGGGGTATGGGGAGGAGCTCTATCCAGCTCTTATGGATTTTTGTAAGATGACCGACATCAGAATCGTGACGGTGTAAAGCTTTTGGGGATTCTATGAACTTCCTAAAAGGCATACGTTGGTGAGAATGCCCCCGGCCTGGATGATGGTACGAAGGAGCGGTTCGTAGACGTCTAAGGCGGCGTTTGTGTCGGTAACCGGGTCATGAAGGAGAATACTCAGGAGTTCGTCTCCCCGGTAGAGGGGATGGCCGTTTTTTCGCCAGTCTTTGACATTGATTGTAGCCAGAGAAAAGAGGATAGCCAGGGGGTGATCAGGCATTCCCGGTTCATAATCAGCGATACCAAATTCTCCGTAATTGATGCTGTGCACTTGAGGGTCATTGCTTAACGGGTTATTGCCAAAGGTTAGGGTTTTGAGCGCGCTAAGCTTTTGCGCACAGCTATACGGGTCATTGGCTTCAAAAGAAGCATTGATTTCTTCTGCAAGTTCTTTTCCTTTCTCAAGGAGGGCAGCAATTTGGGCAAGTACTTTGTCATTTGCGCCCAGTTCCTTAAGAAGTACCACCTTGTACGCTTGGGCTACTGAAGCCTGCACCACTCCCGGAAGTTGCAGTGCCCAGTTGAGGGCGTCATAAAGGTATTCGAAAAGGTCAACGGCACTTGAGACGAGTTCCAGGCTAAATCCAAACCTCTGGATAAAGAGGGTTTTCTGGTTTTCGAGGTACGTTCTGGTAAATTCACAGAAGGAGTCCTCGAGATAGCTGTCGGGGCTGGCACCAAAGATAGAAAAGGCATCCACTCCGTAGTTGATGACTGGTAAAGCAGCGTTGGCCACATTAGGGCTGAGCCCAGCCAAATAGTTTTTGACCGTGGTCCCGCACGAGAAGACTTCGGTTTTTCCCTTAAGGGAGTACAGTATCGAGGTCTTCAATGCGACGTTTTGGTAATTGGCCCAGTTTGGAGGGAAAATCCACACCGTTTTTTCTCTGGTCTCCTGACCCTTCCTGGTTCTTATGAGGAATCGTTCCGCGTGGTTGAGAGCGGTGGTGTCAAAGGGTACGCCCCATTCATTTTTGGGAAGACACGGAGGTACTCGCTTTGCCCAGCGGGAGGCACTGGCATACTGCTTCCCCAGGGAACGGCCGTTCTCCCGAAATACTTCCATCTCCCTCGTCCCGTCAAAACAGGTAAAGTACAATTGAGTGCATCCCTGTGGGAGGATAAAGACCGTATCACTGACCTCAATGAGGTTAAGAGAATTACGGTTTCCTTCGACGAGAATCCCCGCCGGGTATACTTCCTCAAGTGGGGTGAACTCACCATAGGTTTTGCGGTCTCCTTCGCCGAGGGCTAACCACCGGTTGGGCTGGAATACCCACTCTTTGCCCGAGCAGGTGTCTTTGACTTTAAGGCCCACCACAAACCAGCCCGGCTTATTCCCCGAGTTATCGTGAAGGAGAACGATGTGGTCGAGATTCTCAATGGCTCTCCCGGTGACAGAAAAGGCATCCCGTTTTCCTCACTCAAAAGGATTTCCCATCTGAGAGAGCAGTAGCACCCCTGAACCGTAAACCACTCCTTCTTGCTCTTTTGGTTCGTAGAGGCTCAGAAACACCCGGGCATCGGTTCCAGCAGCATTAGTATCTCCAGTGAGCACTTCCACCTCATAGGTTGTGGAGTTCTGCCGCACAAAGGCGGGCGGAATGGTCACTCGTTTGCCGCCGATGGTTCGTTCCTGGTCCATTGCCACTTCTTTGGTGACTTTTGTTTCCCGCAGGCGGTTATCGGTCACGGTCAGGGTGATAGGGAGAACTTGGAGTTGAGAGAATCTGTAGGTGATTGCTCTCGCCTCGAGGATTACTGAACCAGGCCATGACTATTGGTATTTGACAATGACCCCATCAGGATCAGAGGAAGGGATGCCACAAAAGCCAGTTTTCTGGAAGGAGTGCATCTCGTCGTCGCAAACGATGAAGTCTGCTTTGGGATGCGCATTCGGTGAAAGCGTCAGGGTAAAGCGAGGTGGGGTGAATCTTGCAGGGTCGTTGACTTGCTCAGCGCTATTTGCACTGAACGTGAGGAAAATCTCCCATTCCCCTCCAAGAGACGGAACAATAACCATTTCTTTATAGAGGCTTCCCAGTCGGGGCTGGAATTCAAAAATCCGCTCACCTCGTTTCCAAACAAGGCGAAGCGGAAGCGCCGCGCTGGGAAAACCTGGGGCCACACCACTGATGCGCACCACATGGTCATCACGCTTTTCGAGGGTTAGGTTTTTGGTAATCTCCTTTCCTGAAGGGTCAAAGATGTAAAGACCCCGGATAACTTCATCGGTAGGAAGGTACCACCACGGACGTTCGGGATCCTGCTGCATCCAGACTTCAAAAGCGTACGCCGGGCGCACCGCAAGAAACGATTCAAAAGAAGCCTGAGCCCTGCCGCGGCGGGAGATGGCTTCAAGGAGGAGAGAGACGGGAAGGGTATAGCCACTCCACTGAACCTGGAAATCCTTGGGGAGATACTCGAAAAAGAGTTTCCCATGGAGCACGTCCTTTTTGGTGATTCGTTCCGGAAACGGGTCACCATGGGTACATTGGAGGTTCTCGGTTTCTAAATTAAAACGCAAATCATCGATATCCACCGAGGTTTTGTTCCTGAGGGTCCAGGAGGCTACGAGTACTTTCCCTCGTGGTGGGTCTGGATTGCAAGAGAGAGGGGATTGGGGAAGGGGACGACGGTCATGGGGAACGCCTTTCGGGCAGGACCAAGAGAAGCGGTGACGGTGACCGTTCTTGGGGTATCGTTTTGAAGCTCAGGGATGAGCCAGGTGAAAATGAGTCTTTCTTCCTTTCGGGTAATGGAAACCGCTTCCACACTGAGTGTAAGAAGCTTCTCAAGGGATGGAAGGGTCGTAAAACGGAGGTCGGTGGGAAAGTCTTCAAAAACTTCGTATAGGCTTTCCCCGTGCGGGGAAACGGAGACGAGTTCCAACGGAAGGGGCCAGCTTTCGCCTAAGACGTCGAAAGCTACCAGTGCCGGTTTTTCGATTCCTTCTTCCTTTCCGGAGAGATTCCGAAGGAAAGTGAGCCCCTTATTCTGGTACACAAAAACACCTGTACTTAGGTCATGCCCTTCAGAGAAAATGTAGACCCCGGTGAGTTCCCCCTGAGGGAGCTTGTAGCGTAGAATAAGATTTCCTTGGGTGCTAAGGAGTTCTTTTCCGTCCACAATCTGGGAGTGCTTCGTGCTCAGTCCCGGGGGCCAGAGGGTTTGTTCTGCAATCCGTGCTCCATCGGGGGAAAATAGGTGAAGTATGGTTTCCTCATGACCCTTTTCTTCGAGGAGAACAATGGTGCCGTCATTGGAGAATCACCCATAGAGGGTTGTTCTCCCCCGGGGTGCAAATTGGCCCAGAAGAATTGGCGCACCTTTTATCTTAACGGAAAAGAAATGAAATGTTCCGATTGCATCCTCGATAGCACAAAGCAATGTATCGGAAAAAACATCAAAGAGGTGCAATGGTGATGGAGAACGACGCGAAGGAAGGATAACATCCTGGAGGGGGAATCGTTCTACAGTTTCTCCAGTCTAGTCGAGGAGTTCAAGGAAAATTGTTTTCCCTTCTTCCCGGAGGATGGGAAGGAACCCACCCGGAAAAGTATTCCGGCTCTCCCAGGGTGGCCGTGGTATTCAGGAAGATGAAAATGAGTATCTGGGCTTAAGGAGGGAACAGGGAAAGTCTTACGGGATGCAATGTCAAAACCGAGGTAGCCGCTGCAGTTCCTCTGGGTATCCCGGGTGGGCACAAAGACCACTTCTCCCAAGCTCAAAACCGCTTCTGCGCTGGCTACAGGTTCGCTGAACAGGCATTCCTCAGTTGTGGGGGCGAAAATACGGAGAATACCTCTGTCGTTTGTTACCAGAAACCCTCCCTCGGTGACAAGAACTAAGTTGCCAGGATAGGCTTTCTCTTTCTTTGTGGCTATGGAAAAAACCATGGTTTGTGGATGCGACCCAAGGTAGTAGAAAACGTACCCATTTTTCAGACCGTGGAGGATACACATTTCAGGGAATGTTTTTTCCAGGACCACTTCTTCTTTGGTCACGTCCACAATCACAAGGGCATTCTTCCGAACGGTAAAGGCAAAGAGATTCCCATCCTGGAAGGGACCACTGCTGGGAGCGTGAGAGGCATGGGCAATAATCCGTGATACTCCATCAGATTCGCGCAAAGGTTCCCACTGGTAGAGGGTGTGGAACAAGCCCGTTTACTCTCCGAAAACGGGAGACCCAAGAAGGACCAAAAAGGCGAAGAATCCAGCCAATAGCGGTAAGGTCCTTTTCGGAACGGAAACACACATACTCTTCCCTCCTTAGAACTATTTTACCACCACAGACTGAGGCGGGAAAGCGGTTTGCGTAAGTGGATTGCGGCACGCTCACGAGTGCCCAGAAACTCAATATTGACACTGTTTGGCCTTCTTCTATATAATAAACTCAATTTTTTTGAAAGGGAGGATTGTGTGGTATTCATGGTTGAAGTGGATAGCATCGTTGAGGGCAAGGTCATCGGTATCACCAAATTTGGAGCTTTTATCGAGCTTGACGACGGAAGCAAAGGTTTGGTGCATATTTCCGAAATTGCCAACCATTTTGTCAAGGACATCAATGATTACCTGAAAGTG comes from Atribacterota bacterium and encodes:
- a CDS encoding FAD-dependent oxidoreductase; its protein translation is MSSFTHLFEPIWIGNVEIPNRICHVPTDISSAHADGSVSARDIHHHATIAKGGTGFIIVGATSPQGNTGRSTVTCLVADGDEYIPGLARLAEAMHRYGAKCAVQLQHPGRQAALPRSGKFASTDMVVNLPWSQSRPILYASEEESVTRKSVHVLTTDEIIVLIDLFAEASWRVKQAGFDAVELHAAHGYLISEFMSPYLNRRTDRFGGSFDNRMRFPLAIIEAIQKKCGRDFPVLVRYSVDEWVPGGRELPESIQVAKVFEEAGVAALDLSQCIQESPGAGFDPMYYEEGWTIYASEAIKKEVKIPVINSHSLRNPEYCEKILAEGKTDMVGLSRQLLADPYWPIKAKYGQVRSIRRCISCLTGCWQESLMAKKEIACAINPACGNAAFEIRDRVTQPLRVAVVGGGPAGMEAARHAAERGHQVTLYEKTGELGGAILGCCLTPGKEKMKWYADWIRNEINRLDIDLRLRCAPSWEELAQYDAVINATGAHSYVPRVAGMVERVIPFEAILACPKVSCEFHPKDGRKPQKIEGERVIVWGDHYPAADTAAFLASIGKAVTIVTPYKEFGSTIEVIHMYVLRKRFQQKDAEALHSKPFRYPVTVFPNSILLEIGDGTVTLLRNGEFWSLPYDAIVTCFTRPDAEIFTQLRNHGVPVVSVGDAVKPRNLHAAVKEGAWAGLTVEKGRLYNPNGAFVNDLPLDVESQILGLGEKEEG
- a CDS encoding Gfo/Idh/MocA family oxidoreductase, whose amino-acid sequence is MVLRTLVVGVGGMGASHAKAYALLPYFEIVGFVVAKNVERAKKLAQELDLSVPVFTDYYEAMRVTNPQVVSINTYVDTHAEYAIYAMQKGAHVFLEKPIAQTVAEGKRVVQVAQETKRKLVVGYILRHHPAWQRFVDYAWKMGKPLVMRMNLNQQSFGREWMVHKEFIRRMPPLVDCGIHYVDVMCRMVQAKPTRVHGIAARLTNEIPPDTHNYGALQIVFEDGSVGWYEVGWGPMISRTAFFVKDVIGPKGSVSIGKDVSAVDPSDVSQHTAVNTLVVHWSDTDSEGKRMREDEYIEISDEPSHEELCQREQEYLYQAIVEDLDLSQELKDAVESLRICFGAVESYLTGHAVSL